The window ATTCATATCagttgttttttaatttctttttttttcgacatcaaatttattttattgacgACTACAACTATGAAAAATTAGTtcatataattcatttcatgaaaagGGCGCCATCGCAATTAAGCGttatacaggcacgtagcatcgtttttgaaagtggggggggggggggcagacccatccaaataatcttgacaagcacaaaaaaaagggaaatttaaagtttccaataatcttcaaaatcctaatccgtgggggggggggggggggggggggggggtagactcaactatacttccaaGTAGGGttattatttcatatcaattttttactagcttccaaaaaagtggggggggggggggccaactccattataattcatttttttatatgtaaatttcaaaaaatttgttgctgcaagaaaaagtgggggggggggggggggggcaggccccccctgatgctacgtgcctgttataAATTTGTCGATAAACCTTTATCATAGGAACAAACTGgaaatgaacattttataaCTCTCAGGTAAATGTCATAAAAACCGACcctaaatatttgtaaaacctGCAGATACTAGTCCGACGACCAAgacgacgacaacaacgactACTCCCCGACTTCCGGTCACGTGTAATAAGACCTCCCTCATTGAGGCCGTGGCCGTCAATCGGCCGGTCACCCATCCCTTGGTGAGTCCTTGTTCGGACCCCTACTACAGCCCGCCGGAAGCTCTCACCATTAAATACTGTGCACTTCCGCTTGCTAGCGGCTGGACTAAAGGTCAAAAGGTGAGGTATCGAGAAATGACATCCACTGTGTTTTTGTCgtccatttaaaaaaaccatttacGTCTGAAAATACTGATCAATACGTGTAAATTCAATTAGTATTTATTTTAACGTTTCCTAAAATACCTTGAGTACTAGTTCTTATGCAATGAAGCATTTATATTGAAAGAATGAATTGCATGTATTACTACATTGTTTAGATTTTTAGGAGTATCGTccagcattttaaaatttttgacacAGCTAGCGAGAAAACGAAGTTTTATTTTAACACTGACGTATACTGATAATAGGATTCTCCAAATGAAGAATCCAACCGTTGagatttattctttaaccatCAGTTCTGTTTATAACATCAATTATTTACACATTATCCTGCACATATACCACCAGtaattattcattaaattatGGGAATATATCGTATTGTGTTATTTGAACTTTAACAGAGCATCATTTGTCATGATGTACCATTAACACTGTActattttaatcattatataaaataacacaGTTGCATTATACTTTTAGTACTGTGAAACAATGTAATACCGTTATATTTTACTTTCAGTACTATGTTACAATGTAATATCGttacattttactttaaatactGTGTTACAATGTTAAACTGTTACATTTTTTATAGTACTGTGTTACAATGAAATGCCGTTACATTTTACTTTTTGTACTGTGTAACAATGTAATACCGTTACATTTTAATGTAAGTACTATGTTGCAATGTAACACCGTTACATTTTACTTTTAGTACCCTGTAACAATGTAATACCGTtacattttacttttgataCTGTGTTACAATGTTATACCGTTACATTTTACTTTTAGTACCCTGTAACAATGCAATACCGTtacattttacttttgataCTGTGTTACAATGTTATACCGTTACATTTTACTTTTAGTACCCTGTAACAATGCAATACCGTTACATTTTACTTTAAGTACTGTGTTGTAATTTAATATCGTTACATTTTACTTTAAGTGCTGTTATAATGTTATACCGTTGCATATTACTTTTAGTACTGTGTTGTAATGTAATACCGTTACATTTGACTGTTGCAGCATAGTACTATTACAAAGTTCCGTTCCAGTGCACCATTAAGAAGCTTAAGGTCTTAAATGATATAGCATTAATTACAACCATAACATCATACTATTTActatttatacatatatcattagTATTTTATTAATTGAGTTCATTTCTATGAATGTCTTTTCTAAACTATTTaaagtggtatgggacacctccatgttgtgacgttaTATTTATCagaattaaacaatgaaataaaggGTAATTTTATTCATAGTTTCTTTCTTAATCATGTTACATAACAGCGTGTTGCAGTGGGTTAGAGGAATCACTACCAATCTgttagtcatgagttcgaatcccgctcgggatttcaaaatttttatttttccaacaacttttaaaacgtatttttagttaaatattgtaaaatttgaaaattcttaatCGGTGAAAGTATTATAATGTACTAAAATCGAAATTAATATCGataggtgtcccataccaccttaagtcATCATTCCCACATTGTGTGTGGGATGTGGTATAAAAGCGTGCATTACAGTTTAGATATATTTCACACGTGTATCGTAAACAAGTTCAGTTGATGTGTTATCGAACTTGTATCCTGTAGGATCAATCGTGTGTCTGGTATTGCGATGAAAGTTGCTAGTAGTATCTGTGTTGCTATGTTGCAGTGCAATATACATCAGTAATATCCATGTTGCAGTGCAATATACATCAGTAATATCCATGTTGCAGTGCAATACACATCAGTAGTATCCATGTTGCAGTGCAATACACATCAGTAGTATCCATGTTGCAGTGCAATACACATCAGTAGTATCCATGTTGCAGTGCAATATACATCAGTAGTATCCATGTTGCAGTGCAATATACATCAGTAGTATCCATGTTGCAGTGCAATATACATCAGTAGTATCCATGTTGCAGTGCAATATACATCTGAGGCGAGTTCAACAGAGCGAGCGCTTGCGatcgctcgccaaaatttgtgttgcgggtatagggaattttggcgagcgctcgcgagcgctcgctctgttgaacagGCCTCAGTAGTATCCATGTTGCAGTGTAATAtaaattattgttatactttcatgttaaatactgaaatctgattggtttcgacgcagttcataatccgttctattaccctcggcgttagcaacgcacttagcaacgggtaacattaaaaattgttacatgcgcgaaaattatgcgcgtacggttcgccgtagaattcacgttattctatgtaaaatcagttaagttttctttaaaattaagacattcagtataacaaaataaatagtgcctgtttggtaggataacagttgaaattgacatcaacttcgcgtcggttgacaatggttttctcggggtgtcaatttcaactgttaccctcccaaacaggcattatttatATAGTAGTGTCCTTGTTGCCatgatcagagacataaataatttaattaaattatttatgtctctgtcaTGATGCAGTGTAATATAAATAAGTAGTATCCATGTTGCCATTTTGCAGAGTAATATGAAGAATTTTCATTTACAAGTATCTATCTAGACAAGGAGTTTCCTTTAACTTGCATTGCAGGTAGTTTGGGTTTATTTCAGGTCGTGCGGACATGACATCATTACATTAAATCACACGTTTTATTCAGGTCGTGGATTTTTGTCACAGCAATGGAACACTGCCCTACACTCCCATCTCAACATTCTCACATGGACATCACGGGGAAATATCAGGGGTTTTCCTACATTGCACAGACAAAGGGGGATTTATAGTAAGATAATTCTAATTTCCTCAATCTTTTTCGGGCTTGTTGGTCAGTCAAATTGAATCTTCAACGCTTTCCTCCACAGATGATTGCTCAGTCATGTACAGCGACCCCTAGCGTCATGGACGTCAATACAGCCCACGACTCGCTCTACCACCTACAGGATTTCCATTTCATACTCATATGATACAACATGTAATTTAGGGCTTATTTGTTATTGGGAAATAAAATACAAGAAGTAGTTTATATAGAGCATGTTGCTCAGTGGTTAAATGATTTGTACCAGCAAAATATGGGCTGCTGGTTCAAATCCTACTGTGGATGCTATATGATGTGTTGTGGGTATTTTCACAAGCTTAGGcactttatattttacaatttccCAGTCCATCCAACTCCATCGGGACCGacttcaggcacgtagcatcgtttttgaaagtggggggggggggggacagacTCATCCAAacaatcttgacaagcaaaaaaaaaaaaaaaaaaaaaaagggaaagtTTAAAGTtccccaaaatcttcaaaatcctaatccatggaggggggggggggggctggcgtagtatagaaattcaatttcactcctcatttccttattttcatatcaattttttacatactcccaaaacaATTTCTTCTATgtaaatttgttgctgcgagaaaaagtggggggggggggggcaacccCCCCCCCTGCTACGTGCCTGGACTTGTTCTAGAAGTTTCTGTGATTCAATTACGGTGTATGACTTCATTTAACAGTCCATCACAGCCAGGGTAACTTCTAGAACAAGTAGGATTTGAACCAGCAGCCATATATTGTTGGTACAAATCATTTAACCACTGAGCAACATACTCTATAAAAACTACttctaaaaaattgaaatctggCTCCCATCTCGGGAAACAATGACCGTAGTGAAGGCAAATTatgcaagtttaaaaaaaaatctatactgAACTGTAAGTGAAAGAACTGTCGTTttgttctaaattttaaaaagtattggtTTTCAATTATACGCCGGGTTCATCTCTCGTgtgatcaaaatatttaatcccCAAAAAAACCCATTATAAAATTAAGGAACTATTCGTCTATCGTGGTTAATGAAAGAAATTCAAGGAggtattataattattatgaataattatgaTATTAGATATAAGATATAAGATATGGTAATGTAAATACGTTAATTTTGTTCATGTATCCTATGTACCATTCCATGATTTTGAGTGAAATATACTGAATTGAACTGGCCTTCAGAATAGTGGCTTATATAGATAGTTGGCGAGAAATTGTTTAAACTCAATAAATGCTAATGATTAATAACGAAAACACTAAATCAATCACTACTTTAAGTTACATATCTATTATGGTatgaaaatttgacaaactTTGATTGAAGACGTTTAAGTTAAATGTGACTTACTTgtatatcttttttcaaaagaattcaTAATGTACCTTTCCCTTAGAAcaagacaataattcaatttggTTATAATTCCTTAATTACCTTATGAACTCTTACATCACACCTTTGATTTAACTGACCCACTCAAATTGAAGTTCTTACTCTATCATATGTCACTCGTGCTTTAATGctaatttctattgttttcaattcttatttaataatatattgtgATATACATCATTGTCGGCAGTCAGGAATTGGGCATCGGATTGTTTGGGTGAAGTTTTTGATTTTCAGAATTCACCCTACCGACGtaaagtttaaataaagtaCTTTTTTTCATCCAAAGCATTAAGTCTTATTGTCGCCGGATTTACAGAAACAACTTATTTTCCCTGGTGATATACCTAACACGGAGGCATGGTCTCAAGCTGAAGGTTTATGTAAACCAAAATCAATTCAACTTATcatatacatttctttttatcgTATAGAAAGTGTTttttacgaaagccgagaaggatcattcgagattcgagattcaaaatacgagattcgaaatacgagatacgagattcgaaattcgagattcaatatctaaattaaccaatcaaatcatgtaTCTgtaacctgtatcctagcaacatcaaactgttctaaataaagatcattcgtacatgctctttcctacaaataaatgtccaTATTATCCAGAATTTTTACGGATAATTAGGAAAAATAAACAAGGCTCAAGAgacttttatgatatttttattgatgagaAATGGAATAAACCAAAATCAGAATTGAAATGGGAAAAGGAACTAGACATGAATGTAAATAACATATGGTGGAAAAGACaaaacttattatttttcaaaataactaaCGACGTACAATTAAGATGGTTTCAATACAGGATTGTACATCGAATTATTGCGACTAATACTTATTTATGTAAGATAGGAATAGTTGAATCAGAGTTATGTACATTTTGTAGATGTAATGCAGAAACTATTTGTCATCTTTTTTGGGAATGTGAATATGTGAGTGAAATCTGGGATAATTTACTAGTTTGGATGAAAGACGAATTTGAATTAGATATACCATTGAACAAAATAGATGTTATATTTGGTAGATACTAcaaatattataacattttcaatataataatatgtattgtaaagagacatatatatagaaaaaggaGTAGAAAAGAATTACCCTCCTTTACTGGAATCAAACgtgaaatactttattattacaaatgtgaaaaatttatttacacgAAAAATTGTGAATTAGAGAAATTTCATGTAAGATGGGCGAGGTTGTCCTTTAATAATGATTGTTGATTTTAAGCCTTTTGCCCCTATGATCTTAGATATtacaaagtaatttatttttgtttactgtaaaatgctgattttttgtaCTTGATTATGATGTAGAGTAATGTGCATATACATGCAACTGAATGAGTGGGTGTATGAATGATGTTATTTGTAAAAACACCccgtttcaaaatttttttcagtatatataatgttaacttATAGACTCCAAGGCTCCCCAACCTCGGCTATAAGAATACTTCTACATGTTCTggggtaataaaaacagttattaaaaaaaaaataaaaaaaaaatgtcttaatagctcttatattgtggttataaaatggttaaattaacatatataaattGACCCCAAACaggataaacaattaaattagtgatAACACTGGGGGCTTTGCAAATctatgtgattttgtttgtcctgtatgtacccccccccccccccgaaccaTTTTAACCCGttgtgtattcgccccaactgtgtaaaattcggctcgcgaagaaagatctgtttcatctgagtgtggttttagctatgaaacgaaattcaatgaaataatcgacatgtcaaattataggttatcataaagttttataACGAtataagatataatgatttacaacctcaacgaCAACAATCAAGAtaggaatagtgtattgtagggcaTCAGTGCCATTGtcgatgagagagagagagagagagagagagagagagagagagagaggagagagagaggagagagagagagagagagagagagagagagagagacagacagacagacagacagacagacagacggactgacaaACAgacagagagttttgtagtgtcaaattcggttttgatttagaatttgaaattaatttgatttgttacaagcatatatagacaataattaagcctctaaaaggagaaaagagaggaggtagctagggtagggcagaccaaccagcaagctttaattttacatcgactctctctctctctctctcctctctctctctctctctctctctctctctctcctctctctcatcacctagcagagggggtttggggtatttgtgatgtcttatattagctagcgaaaatgataaaaaaacatgaaatgttctttaaattgtgtgtggatgttgtactccaataatctgttttcagtatatacatttcaaggggtgggggggggggggggggctatatagtcctaattaatttgccagttattctgtccccactttgttttctcttcgttttccagggtttttttatttggctcggcaaattaatttaaaactttctgtgtagctccataacgatgcactgtagataaattatgagtagttttacttttgaaaaacaggtacatatccgtacttgatttttaatttgacttttataatcggatttaatattccaataaacatagggtaggaaagagtagacgggacttttttgcgcatatcctactgtaccattcattcaacacaggtattagcactcatcgagttcgacttgctttcctttttttcatccactggatttaaagctattaatttttgaaaatattttgaatttatggcctgattatatatgaATTAGAGCTGCGgcgctggtgcatctatttacccaaatggaccaacatataaccaaatgaatctaaaaattttgacaaaattagttttaaacgtacgactctttctcaattctaatcgggtatgtccttcagaaaaatcttgaaccacccTCATTTAAgcaaaacgacaattgtttcatttttttatggggagggggtggtgccggtaaaggacatgtattgcttgtggcagttgtgctatactctcatttgttataataggtaatactaaatattgatataaaaagaaaatttccaattacactgtacataacttctgtcatgcattttgacccgtgcgatagtttaaaacaattttcaaagcatttaatgtaattcaaccgatcatttttgaaatttaattttctggatccccgcctgatacgtccgccttcttgtatattagatttacatgtacgttgaccatatgtacacattaacttaatcggctgttatgggacgataacattttttatcaatgataatgataaggatatgtaacaaataacagcctatttgtgggtttttgcactgattatttgagataatttgccgccatcttttatgcattccacacaccactcacagtttctttatttggtgttctgtgtgtatggcgacaaattggtaaatttgcatcACTCActccttgtagcttcatcctgactacattttatctggctaagtgtaatgtagtagtatattaaatacacacatctttgtttgcagtgcttatttacatctttcgagatttacttacaaaaaaagtaaacatttgtatgacgtatatgtaattattgtcaattttggtgcgggggggggggggggggggggtaggaaactacagagaaatttaacttggctgtgaaacatatgcttttattctttcttgttgatatatcaatgaatgaactataacaaaaaacatgtacaacaattaattttgaaatattcctgcacaatcaattttttaaaaagttttactgttctctgcacaagaaatcggcaatgtgaacaaattggcaccctatcatccctacctttaattgtagagagtaggtatccttctatattgaaaacaattccaaaagtaagactcataataagttgtttactgaggaaaaggaaaaaaaattgtatttattaataattccgtatgatgtgataatatctcaatgatttgtttataatcatagtacaagtgtatcactgtatgcatatataaaaacgataagtaatgcttatatttattagtgaaacaggacagattatttatatttagattaattagatacatgtactaatcttcatgcggggatctagaaaggagggggtcaggggatctggaccccctcctcgggaacattggagcttattaaatttacatagtaaaatttttttaaaatcctaggaccccctacagaaaaaattagctacgcttatgaagttctctaccataaccgcatttttacacaaaaggggtgaataaacccgggttttaaactattactggtggtgaaataccccagggttcaaacgcatcaggtggaaatgcaccagggcaaacaaaatcacttagatccgcgaagcacactgcattattactagtctacttagatattctgtgtaaaagtaaataaaaataatcatttagttaggtagggagaagtgaacctagcatttatttgtaggaaagagcatgtacgaatgatctttatttagaacagtttgatgttgctaggatacaggtttaaGATCCAttatttgattggttaatttagatattgaatctcgaatttcgaatctcgaatctcgtatttcgaatctcgtattttgaatctcgaatctcgaatgatccttctcggctttcgtagtttTTCCTATTCATTCTGCGgcccatttttaaaattcaagtcgaattttttttttaaatgaaaaaaaaatcaataactcAGAAGGAGACACATACTGATAATTGAGATGGTATAGAGTATCGGTATTTAAATACCCATGAGAGAATGTTTACGTGGTACACCAACCGTACATGCATGGCAGTGTTTATACCGTTTCCAACAAACATGCAAAATGTCTAATTTTTAATGGATATGCTGTGATAAGCACCATTATTGAGATCCGTCAATATACACCTGTTTTATGATAACGTTGCAGCAAATGGAACCGCCTTCCTAAGACACaggtattgtttatattttgtacaGGAAATCAGAAAACGAAAGTGTAACAAGAATTTAGAAAATATCTAAATGATACAAGGGCTAGAATTCGGGTTGTAGCTgtttaaaatgataaagatgACAAATATTATGTcaataattaattcattttaaaatattgcttagaacaaattttattcacGACATTACGCTTAATAACAATGCGAATGTAACAGTGTAAATCAAAGCACGATCAAAGCGTCGGCAATTACTGTGAGCTCTAAGACAACGCCTGGGCGAAGAGAAAATTCGATATACTTAACTATTTGACGCTACAATGCATAATCGTACCCACAATTATGtgtaaattgcaaataaaagggTTGATAACACATTCTGATGCTCGTTAATTTCTCTGGGCAgttattaaatcaaagtactgaaagtactgaaaagcgctaagcTTGTAAGATGTAATGAAAATTGAAGAAATGTTGTtcacatttgattttttaaaaaaattgaaactatttcatatttacaaattttctcaataaatgTAACCAAAGTAAAAAGTTGTAGTTACTAAATCATATGGGTAGGTTTATATTTGAAGCATCATTTGTTACTCGTTAATGTGtagcactggcgtcggaagcaaattgaaagtggggtgGCTAgtctaatcctcagaaatattgagaagaaaaaagtaattcccaaaatcatggaaatcttaatcgggggggggggggggg is drawn from Crassostrea angulata isolate pt1a10 chromosome 5, ASM2561291v2, whole genome shotgun sequence and contains these coding sequences:
- the LOC128186153 gene encoding uncharacterized protein LOC128186153 isoform X2, translating into MLESSSSVFTTTGVPTDKLCDECTLCKCRPHDLLDFACSSIIATDNYHFCENFICMHPITCSQDTSPTTKTTTTTTTPRLPVTCNKTSLIEAVAVNRPVTHPLVSPCSDPYYSPPEALTIKYCALPLASGWTKGQKVVDFCHSNGTLPYTPISTFSHGHHGEISGVFLHCTDKGGFIMIAQSCTATPSVMDVNTAHDSLYHLQDFHFILI
- the LOC128186153 gene encoding uncharacterized protein LOC128186153 isoform X1, whose protein sequence is MTSRRLVVLLFLIITTDSRCFADIKKRLMLESSSSVFTTTGVPTDKLCDECTLCKCRPHDLLDFACSSIIATDNYHFCENFICMHPITCSQDTSPTTKTTTTTTTPRLPVTCNKTSLIEAVAVNRPVTHPLVSPCSDPYYSPPEALTIKYCALPLASGWTKGQKVVDFCHSNGTLPYTPISTFSHGHHGEISGVFLHCTDKGGFIMIAQSCTATPSVMDVNTAHDSLYHLQDFHFILI